The genomic DNA CGGTATAGCCGGTCACGCCGACCAGCCCCGCCTTGATCATATGGGACATGGCTGTCTCCGTCAGGTTTGTCGTTGGGGAACAGGGGCGGCTCCGGTCGCAGGGGCCGGTCGCGCCACCGTCATGTGGCCATGGGTGCATTGTCTATCGGGTCTTGTTCACGTAGGCCATGCGCAGGTTGTAGACGATGTCGCACAGCAGCTTTTTCTCGCTCTCGTCCAGCCCCTTCTCGAACTTGTCCTTGAGCATGCCGAGCACGTCGATGGTGTGCTTGGCCATCTGCCGCTGGAATTCGACCTTGCCGGTGGTCGGGTCCGGGGCCTCGCCCATGGCGACCATGGCCGACGACGACAGGGAATAGATGAAGGTGGTGAAGTTGATGTCCAGCGGAATCCCCTTCATGGGGTTGTCCTTGCATGTGTTCTCGGCCATCCTCGCCTCCGTCAGCCCGCACCCTTTCGCTGCCTGCAGCGCGCCGTGTGGTGCGGTCTGTCTCTATGGAATGTGATTGCGGATCGCGCCCGCAAGCATTCGTAGTAATTCCTGCGGGCTTCGGAGTCAACAACCGTCCGGCCCGGCGACCTTGCATCGAAAACAGGTTATTTCTTGCCAGATTTGCATATTTTATCTAATCAATTGGAGGATAGGCGAACCGCGCAGGTCTTGGAGCATCTCGTTCAGGGCTGGTGGAAGAGCGCGCGATATTGAACGATAATTGACAGTTACCCCAGAGAGAACCCACGATGACACGCACGAGAACTTTTCGGCTGACGAGTCTGTCTTTCCTCATCGCAATAGTGGCGCTGTCTGGCTGTTCTGGCGGGGACAAGGACAAAAAGGACAAGGCGGCAGCGGGGGGGCGGAAGCCACGCCCATGAAGGTGATCCGGGCCGAGACCAGGGACATGCCCGACTGGGGCGAGTTCGTGGGCCAGATCAACGCGGCGGAGACCGTGGACATCCGCGCCCGCGTGGCCGGGTTTCTGATGCAGAAGAATTTCAAGGAGGGGGCCTCGGTTGCCAAGGGCGACCTGCTTTTCGTCATCGATCCCAAGCCGTTCCAGGAGGATCTCAAGCAGGAGCAGTCCGGCCTGGACTACAACCTGGCCCTGATCAAGAAGGCACAGAAGGATTACGAGCGGTTCAAGAAACTCTACGACGAGGGCGTGGTCAGCCGTGACGAGTACGAGAGTTACCAGACCCAGCTCTCCACCCTCAAGGCCCAGGTCAACGACAACAAGGCCAGGGTCGAGAACGCCAGGATCCAGCTGGGCTATACCAGGATATACTCGCCCATCGACGGCGTCATCGGTCGCGTGCAGGTGGATGTGGGCAACCTCGTGGGCCAGGGCGAGAATACCCTGCTGGCCACGATCTCCACCGTGGACCCGGTCTACGTCAATTTCAGCATCAGCGAGAGCGACTATGTCCGCGCCGTGCGCGACCAGTACGCCAAGGACAGCCGGGGCAACAAGGTTCGGATGATCCTGGCCGACGGCAGCGAATACAACCACGACGGTGCCTACGACATGGTGGACCGGGCCGTGGACCCCGGCACCGGCACCCTGGGCGTGCGCGTCACCTTCCCCAATCCGGCGCACATCCTGCGTCCGGGCCAGTATGCCAAGGTCCGGGTGCTTCTGGACACCATCAAGGACGCGGTGGTCGTTCCGGTCAGGGGCGTCATCGACACCCAGGGCATGAAATCCCTGTTCGTGGTGGATGAATCGGGCGAGGTGCGCAGCCAGCCCGTGACCCTCGGCTTTGCGGTCAATGATCTGGTGGCGGTCAAGGAAGGGCTCAAGGCGGGCGACATGGTCATTGTGGACGGCATCCGGCGGGTCCGAGCGGGCATGAAGATCAAGCCAATCGTGACCCAGGCGGACGATCAGCCGGACGCGGCGGACACCGCCACGCCGGGCGCGGGCGATCCGCAGGGCGGGGCGGGGCAGAACGCGACCAGCCCGGAACAGGCCGGGTAACGGCATGTTCGTCAGATTTTTCATCGACCGTCCCATTTTCGCCTCGGTGGTCGCCATCGTCATCCTGATGGTGGGCACCTTGAGCATCTTCGCCCTGCCCATCGCCCAGTATCCGGAGATTTCGCCGCCCTCGGTCAGGGTCTCGGCCTCCTACACCGGGGCGGACGCCCAGACTGTGGAGGAGTCCGTGGCCACGCCCATCGAGGAGCAGGTCAACGGCGCTCAGGACATGATGTACATGAGCTCCATCTCGGCCAACGACGGCTCCCTGAGCCTGACCGTCACCTTTGAGCTGGGCCGCGATCTGGAGCTGGCCACGGTGGATGTGCAGAACCGGGTCAACCTCGCCCTGCAACAGCTGCCCCAGGAGGTCCGCAACACCGGCGTCCAGGTCAAGAAGCAGTCGCCGGAATTCGTGCTGATCATCAGCCTGACCTCGGACCAGCCCCAGTATGATTCGCTCTTTCTCAACAACTACGCCAAGATCAACCTCTATGATGCCATCAAGCGCATCGACGGCGTGGGCGATGTCAACCTGTTCGGCGATCAGGACTACGGCATGCGCATCTGGCTCAATCCAGACAAGCTCACCAGCTACGGACTGACCGTCACCGACGTGATCAACGCCGTGAACGAGCAGAACGTGCAGGCTCCGGCAGGGCAGCTGGGCATGCCGCCCGCGCCCAAGGGGCAGCAGTTTCAGATGACCCTGCGGGTCAGGGGGCGGCTGACCGACGCCGAGGAGTTCGGCAACATCATCCTCAAGGCCAACCCGGACGGGAGCACCGTCAAGGTGCATGACGTGGCCCGCGTCGAGCTGGGGGCCAAGAGCTACTACACCTTTGCCCGCCTCAACGGCCAGCCCACGGCCTCGCTGCTGGTCTACCAGCTGCCCGGAGCCAACGCCCTGGACGTGGTCAAGGATATCAAGAAGACCATGGCCGAATTGGAAACCTACTTGCCAGAGGGGATCAAGTATTCCGTTCCCTACGACACCACCCGGTTCGTCAACTCGTCCATCGAAGAGGTCATGACCACCCTGTTCGAGGCGCTCGTGCTCGTCTTCCTGGTGGTCTTCATCTTCCTGCAGAACTGGCGCACCACCATCATCCCCATGGTCTGCGTCCCGGTTTCGCTCATCGGCACCTTTGCCCTGTTTCCGCTGCTCGATTTTTCCATCAACACCCTGACCCTTTTCGGGCTCGTGCTGGCCATCGGCATCGTGGTTGACGACGCCATCGTCGTGGTCGAGGCCACGCAGCGCATCATCGACGAGGAGGGCCTCTCGCCCAAGGAGGCCACCAAGAAGGCCATGACCGAGGTCACCGGGCCGATCATCGCCTCCACCCTGGTGCTGGTCGCGGTGTTCATCCCCGTGGCCTTCATGGGCGGCATCACGGGCCAGCTCTACAAGCAGTTCGCCCTGACCCTGTCGGTCTCGGTAGTCATCTCGTCCATCAACGCCCTGACCCTGTCGCCCGCCCTGAGCGCCCTGCTGCTCCGGCCCTATGCGCCCATCCGGGGCCCCCTTGGCTGGTTCTTCACCAAGTTCAACTCGGCCTTCGAGGCCGTGACCAGACGGTACAACGCAGGCGTCGCGGCCATGGTCAGGCGCTCGTTCATGAGCCTTCTGGCGGTGGCGGTGTTCGCCGTGGGCTGCGGCGGGCTGTTCTCCATCCTGCCGTCGAGCTTCGTGCCCGACGAGGACCAGGGGTATCTCATCGTCAATGCCCTGTTGCCCGAGGGGGCGTCGCTCGAGCGGTCCAACGAGGTGGCCGAGCGCATCGAGCAATACCTCAAGACCGCCCCTGGCGTGCACGACTACGTCACCCTGGGCGGTTTCAGCATGCTGACCGGGGCCTATTCTTCGTATTCGACCGCCGTGTTCGTCATGCTTGACGACTGGTCGGAGAGGACCACGCCGGAGCTCTCGTTCGACGCCATCATGGGCCGGGCGCAACAGGAGTTCAGGACCATCCAGGAGGCCATCGTGCTCGGCTTCCAGCCCCCGTCCATCCCCGGCCTCAGCTCCACGGGCGGGTTGCAGTTCGAGTTGCAGGACCGCACCGGCGGCTCCATCGCCGACCTCTCCGCCGTGGCCACGGCCTACATGGAGGCGGCGGGCAAGCGGCCCGAGGTGGCCAACCTGTTCACCTCCTTCAGTTCCCAGGTGCCGCAGTACCTGGTCGAGATCGACCGTGACAAGGTCAAGAAGCTCGGCGTGCCCCTGAACGAGGTGTTCCAGACCCTCCAGACCTACCTGGGCGGCTACTACATCAACGATTTCAACAAGTACGGACGCACCTACCGGGTCATGGCCCAGGCAGAGTCCCAGTACCGCACCCGGCTTGAGGACCTGAACAAGTTCTACATGCGCTCGGCAGCGGGGCAGATGGTGCCGCTGAACACCCTGAGCACCGCCGACCGGACCATGGGGCCGGAGTATATCCAGCGCTACAACATCTTCCGTACCGTGGAGATCAACGCGGCCACGCCGCCGGGCTACAGCTCCGGCCAGACCATCAGTGCCATGGAGGAGGTGGCGGCCTCGTCCCTGCCCGAGGGCTACGGCTTTGACTGGACGGCCATCGCCTACCAGGAGAAGCACTCGGGCGGCCAGACCGGCCTCATCTTCGGGCTGGCCATCGTCATGGTCTTTCTGGTGCTGGCCGCCCAGTACGAGAGCTGGGCCACGCCGTTCGCGGTCATCCTGTGCGTGCCGCTGGGCATCTTCGGGGCCATGGCCTCGCAGTGGATTCGCGGGCTCGACGACAACGTCTATGCCCAGATCGGCCTGGTCATGCTCATCGGGCTGGCGGCCAAGAACGCCATCCTCATCGTCGAATTTGCCAAGGAGAAGCACGAGAAGGGCATGTCCCTGACCGAGGCGGCCTTGTCTGCGGCCCATTTGCGCTTCCGGCCCATCCTCATGACCTCGTTTGCCTTCATCCTTGGCGTCATCCCCCTGGTCACGGCCTCGGGCGCGGGCTCGTCGAGCCGCCACGCGCTCGGCACCTCGGTCTTTGGCGGCATGATCGCGGCCACCTGCCTGGGCGTGCTGGTGGTGCCCGCCCTCTACACCTTTGTGCAGGGCATCGCCCTCAAGTACGGGAGCGGCAAGGACGGCAGTGACGGCAGGCCTGAAGACAAACCAGAAGGCAAATCTGAAGAGAGACGGGAAGAAGGCACGCTATAGCCGGGCAATCGGGCCGGACACGAAATCAAACAGGAAGGCGCTCGAGGGGGCGCCTTCCTGCGTGGAGACGCACGGGCAGGCTGGTCGCGGCCCGTGCATCCCGGTTGCGGCCCTGCCCCTGGCATGATACCCCACCCCCAGATCACAAGGGGGGCGCACAGCCATGTCGTATCTCAAGGAATTTCAGGCAGCGGCGAACCGCACGGCCAAATGGAAGCTGGGCCGGTATGACGTGTCCAAGGCGGCGTCGCCGCCGGATCAGGCCATCCTCAACGCGCTTGAGACTTCAAGCCATATCCCTTTTGCCGAGCGGGCGGGCAAGGGCATGGCCGTCAACTTCGGCATGTTCCACATGCTGGTGAAGCGATTCGGCCAGACCGGCTGCGTCATTACCATGGGGTCCGTGTCGCTGCACGGAATAATGCTCGTGGACGCGCCGCCTGCGCACTTCAAGGGGATGCTGGCCGACCAGAGCGGCGAAGACAAGCTCTCCACCTATCATTTGTGGACCACCTTGCCCGGCGGTGTGATCCTCGATCACGTCATCCTCCCGATCCTGCACCGCGACGGCGTGATCGAAGTCAACGCGGCGATCCCCTCGGAGCGGTATGTCTGCGCCCCGGCGGACGCGCTGCCCCACGGGCTGGCCTATCATCCGGCAGTGGTGGGCGAGGCGTTTTTCGTGGCTTCCGGCACCATTGACCGCGAGGCCATGAGCTATCTCATGGGCGACCGGTTTCCCAGGCAGTATTGAAGCGGGCGCTCAGTCCGTATTGCACGGCCCCAGGGGGTTCCCGCAGTGGGGGCAGACGCGCGTGCGCTCCTTGTCCCTGGCATACTCGACAAACCCGGCGCTGAGGATGCCCGCAGGCACGGCGAACATGCCGATGCCGAGCAGGGCGATGACCGAGGCCAGCACGCGGCCCATGCCCGTGATCGGGTACACGTCGCCGTAGCCCACGGTGGTCAGGGTGACGATGGCCCACCACATGGATTGGGGGATGGAGCTGAAGGCGTCGGGCTGGGCCTCGTTCTCGAAATAGTACATCAGGCTTGAGGCGATGATGAGCAGGATGCCCACCATGAAACCGGCCACCACCAGCTGCTCCTTCTTGCGTACCACCACCCGGTAGAATACCTGGATGGCGTCGGAGTAGCGGCCAAGCTTGAGCACGCGCAGCAGGCGCATGAGCCGGACCGCGCGCAGGAAGATGAGATCCGCAGGCAGCAGGAAGGGCAGGTAGAAGGGGAGAATGGCCAGCAGATCGACCAGCATCAGCGGGGAGAGGGCGTGCCGGGCGCGTCCGGCAAGCCCCTGGGCGCGGTTTGGTCCGCCCACCCAGAGCCGGGCCGCATACTCTGCGGTGAAGATGCCAACGGAAAGCCACTCGAAGGTCCTGAGCCAGAACCCGAACTGCAGGGAGACCTCGCGCACGGTTTCAAGGATCACCGCAGCCACGTTGAGGACGATGAGCGCAATGAGGAACGTCCTGATCTTCCTGGCGCGGCGATCGCGTCCTTCCGGGTCCTCGAGCAGCAGGTAGAGTGTCTCTTTCAGCGGTTCGCCCATGGTGTCTCCCCCCTTATCCCTCTGCCGCAATAGACGCTTTTGACCGCCTTCTGTCAACGGGGGCGATGCGGACCGCCTTGCGTCCTCGCTTTTGCAAATTCCGGGCATCGGGTGTACACCACTGACGAAACGACCCCTATATCAAATGGATGATTGTGACGATGAGGTTTGTCGACAGGATTCGCAAGCAAGGGTACACTCGCTATCGCGGCGCGGTGGACGCCTCGGTGTACGAGTATTTCAATTGCGACTGCTCGTGGAAGGCCGTCTGGTATCTCAAGGACGGCCACTACCAGTGCTGTGGTTGCAAGGAACGGTGCGAAACCTCTGACCCGGACGGATTCCAGCTCTTTCTCGACACACGCTAGCCAACAGGATCGAGCATGCGCCATATCACACGCCTGACACTGAGCCTTGCCGTGGCGGTCCTCATCGCCGTTCCGGCCCTTTTTGCCGCCCCGGCGACCGCGACGGAGTTTACGGACATGGATGTCTGCCTTGGCAGGCAGGTGCTGGCGCGCATGCTCTGCAAGCCGGTGGAGGAGATCAACTATGTCTCCAAGCTGCGCGAGGACATGTATTTGTTCTCGGTCTTCTACGCCAACCGCGAGACCCATTTCTTCGTGGGCGTCGGCAACGACATCATCCGGGTGCAGGGCAAGGAGTTCAAGACCGTGACCCGGACCATCTCCTACAAGTTCGATTCCGCGTCCAGGTGCGGCGTGGTGGAGTATGTCGCGCCCGGCTGTCCGGCCTCGGGCCGCATCGTTTGCTGCGCCCAGAAGAGCGCCGAGGAGACCCTGGAGGACACCTTCTGGGACCGGCCCATTCCGGAGCTGTTGGAGGAGGATCTGCGTAAGGCGTTGCAGGGTGCCAACGCCACCGAGCCGGAAGACGGCGGGCAGCAGGGTCAATAGGGAGCCGACAGTCGGATCAGCAACGCCCCCCTTGCTCACAGGCGAGGAGGGCGTTGTCGCGTCTGCCGGGCCGGGCAGGCCGTCAGATGCGGCGCAGCCAGACAGCCAGGCCAAGGGCCCCGACCGCCGGATACAGGGGCCACCACACTTCATAGACGAGGCAGGTGATGCCCACGCCGCCGAGCACGGCCACATAGGCCCAGGCCTCGATCATGCGTTGCAGCGAGACCCGCGCCCTGGGATCGATTCCCCCGTGCCGGAACGACGAGAGCAGCCAGTTGGAGGAATCCTCCACAGGGGCCGGTCGGTGCGACGACTGGAGCTTCCTGCCGCATGATTCGCAGGAGCGGGCGACTTCGTCATTTTTCTTGCCGCAGCGGTTACAGACAATCACGGTGTTTTATTGCCTTTTCATTCAAGGCGGTCAAGCGCAACGCGACCGGGGTGTTGACTCGGCGCGTGTTCTGTGGATACAGCTTCAGAAAATCCCGCCTGAGGTGCCGTCCAGATTATGACCCGAACCGTCCGCCTGCTCATCAAGAATCCCGTCGAGGTGGATCGCGAGGTCCGCACCATCATAGCCTCCATGTTCCCGGCCTTCGACTTTGCCGACTACCAGACGGCCTTTGCCGACGTGGACCGCCTCTTTCACGGCAGGATGGAAGGGTTTCACCCCTGCGATACTGGCTACCACGACTGGAGCCACACCTTGGGCGTGCTCCTGGCCACGGCCCGGCTGCTGCACGGCGTCCATCTCGACCGCCAGGAGCTTTCGCCGCGCATCGTGGGGCTGGCCCTTGCGGCAGCCCTGTTTCACGACACGGGCTACATCCGCCGCGAGGAGGAGCGCATCGGCACCGGCGCACGCTTCACCGCCACCCATGTGGCCCGGTCCATCGACCGGCTTGAGGAGTATGCGGACAGGCGCGGCTGGCCAGTGGCCGACATGCTGGACATGGAGTGCATGATCCAGTGCACTGATCCCGGCTGCTCGCCCAGGGCCGTGGTCCACACCAACCTCGAAGCCATGCTTGCGGCCCACATCCTGGCCACCGCGGACATCATCGCCCAGATGGCCGACGACATCTACCTCGAAAAACTTGATCTCCTGTACGGCGAATTTGCCGAGGCAGGCATCACGGACTTCACCTCCGAATACGACCTGGCCGCCAGGACGCGCGGTTTTCACTCCTTTATGCGGACCCGGATGGAGAACTCGCTCTCCAATGTCATCGGGTGCATGGGCTCCCACTTCAGGCAGCGCCACGGCGTGGAGCGCGACGCCTACTCCGAGGCGGCCCGGCGCAACATGAACTACCTCGGCCTGATCCTCGACCAGTACGGCCCGGAGTTCCGCAAGGGGCTTCGCCGTCGCCTGGACCGCAAGGAACATCCGTTCCAGATGGCCGCCTGACCGCCCTGGTCCGGGAGGCGTTTGCACAGCCCGCGTGTAGGGGGGCCGGACCAAGCCAGGGGGGATGTCGGGAAAATCATATTTATTTTGCAAAAAAATGAGAGTTCGCCTAGGGTTCGATACAAATCAACCCTGTGAATGCATGGCGTCGGGAGAGCATGAGCGCACCACCACCGGAAGCCGGCGGCCCCCAACTGGACAAGGCCCAGCGGCTCACCGCCTACCAGCACAAGCTGCGCGCCCTCAAGGAGCGCTCCTCCCTGCGCGAGGTCATGGAGCGCGAGCTGCTGCTGGAATTCATCAGGGTCAACCACGCCAACATCAGCGAATACCCGCTGCTCAAGGCCCAGCAGAGTAGCGTCATCGAGTTGCTCTGCGGCCGCACAGGGCATCCGGGCTACGAATACATCCACAAGCACGTCGCGGGATTCATCGTCCAGCTTGGTCACTACGAGAAGGCGGTCAAGACCGGGGACACGGTTCGCGCCGACGAATTGCAGGCCGGGTTGCTGAACACCGAGTCCATGCTCATCAAGTGCGTCCAGGGCATTGTCTATGCCATGGCCCTGATCACCGACAATTTCGAGGAGATCGTCCTCCATTACTTTGGCCAGGGCGCTCTCAAGGAATACAGCGACCTGATCGAGAAGCATGAACTGAACGAGCGGTTCTGGAAGGCCTTTGTCCAGCAGTTCATCGCCATGCGCGTGGCTGGAGCCCATCGCGAAATCCTCGCCGGGGAGCGGTTTACCGTGACCAAGGAGAAGAACTTCCTGGTCATCCGGTTCCTGTTTGACGACATCCTGGCCCGGCTCAATCCCACGGACCAGAAAATCGAGAAGACGCGCATCCAGAAAAGCTATGTTGCCAGCCGCACCGAGTTCGACGGACGCAGGCGGGCCAAGCTCATCCAGACCGTGCTGACCAAGGGGCTGGCCGGGCTCTCCCAGGCCAGGGACATGACGGCTGGCGAACTGCTTCAGGCGGCCCGCATCGCCTGCATCGATCCGGTGGGGACCATTTTTGAAACCACGTATGAAAAGCGCGCCCTGGACAGGGCCGCGTCAGGCGGACCGGGCGACCCGGAGCAGGCCAGACGGGAGCAGATCGAGTTCAAGTTCCTGATGGATCAGGTGGTGGCTGTCGGGCTTGGCGCAGCCATCGCCATTGGCCGGACCAGTGACCATTTCTACAACGCCCTCGAAGAGTTCGTGCCCGACCAGATCGAGGCCATCCGCCCTCTGGCGCGGGATTTCAGCATCCCCACCCTGGAGAAGCTGCTTTTCTTTCTGCTCGAAAACCACACCATCCACATCCTCACGGAAACAGGCCGGGAAGAGGGCGGCAAGATCCAGGTGCGCAGCGGGCGCGCCCGGCGCGTGTCCAGCGCCACGGTGGACGGGCTGCCCGGCATGAGCAAGATCCGCAAGACCCAGCTCTTTGCCAACGACACCACCCGCGAGGGCATGCTCCTGTTCAAGTCCAAGACCGGCAAGCAGCTGGCCGCGGCCACGGACATGCTCAGTCTCGAACCCGACCTCAAGGAGCAGTTGTCCGCCCAGTGGAACGAGGCCATCTTCCGGGTGGACATCATGGTCCTGATCAATCTGGAGCAGGTGGTCAGGACGACCACGAACCTCAAGGTGAAGCTGGGAGAGATCCTACAGAAATACGGCGTGGGCAGACGGGATGTCCAGCCCCAGGCCGCTGCCGTCGAACCAGGGTCGCCCGCGCCAGGGGGCGGGCCTGAAATCGAGCCAAAAATCGAACCAAAAATCGAGCCAGCGCCCGAGCCAGCATCCGAACCGAACACGCCCGACCCGGCTCCAGACCCCGCCTGAGCAGAATCCGTTCCGCTTGCCAGCGCATTTGTCTTCGATCCAGGCCACCGGTCTGGGCCACCGGTCTGGGCCGCTATCTGGGAAAAACGATGGTCTTGTTGCCGTCCACGATGACCCGGTCCTCCAGGTGCCACTTGACCGCCCTGGCCAGGACATGGCGCTCGATGTCTGCGCCCAGCCGCTTGAGGTCGTCGAGGTCGTGGCTATGCGTGACCCGGATGACGTCCTGCTCGATGATCGGCCCCTCGTCCAGCTCCTGGGTGACGTAGTGGGCTGTGGCCCCGATGAGCTTGACCCCGCGCTGGTGCGCCTTGCGGTAGGGGTCGGCCCCGACAAAGGCGGGCAGGAACGAGTGGTGGATGTTGATGATCTGGCGGTTGAAGCGGGCCACGAAGTCCTGGGTCAGGATCTGCATGTACCGGGCCAGGACGATCAGGTCCGCCTGCCCCTCCATGAGGTCCATCATGGTGTCCTCGGCGCCGACCTTGTCGCGCAGGGTCGGCCCCACCGGAACGTGGTGAAAGGGCACGCCAAAATGCTCCACCGAGCCGCGCAGGTGCGGATGGTTGCTGATGACCATGGACACATCGGTCTCCAGGTCGCCCCGTTTCCACCGCCACAAGAGCTCCATCAGGGCGTGGTCCACCCTGGAGCAGAGGATGACCATCTTCTTCGGCTCCCAGACCGGGTTGAGGCTCCAGTCCATGATGAACCCGTTGCTGACCTGCCCGGCGAATTCCGCGCGCAACTGCTTGAGCCCGTCGAGATCAAGCCCCGGCAGGTAGAACTCGTTGCGCATGAAGAAGCGGCCCCCCTCGGGGTCGGTCGAGTGCTGGTTGGAGTGGATGATGTTGGCGTTCTTCCTGTGCAGGAATCCGCTGACAGCGGCCACGATGCCGGGCTGGTCCGGGCAGGTGATGAGCAGCCGGACGGTGCTTTCCTTGGAGTCTGTCATGGTCGTGTGTCGCCTGCTTGCTGATGGACGCTCCCCGGCCTTGCGGGCAGCGCGAATGACTGGGCCTGACCGAGCCATCTACCCCAAAAAACGGACGAATAAAAGTCTTTTGCGCCAGCCGGTTCCGGGCGCGCTCCGGGCAAAAGCCGGGGGGCACCGATTGCGCGCCGCGCCGATTTGCTATAGGGTCGTGATTCCACGAAAACGCGAACCCTTGAAGGAAACATATATGTCCGAAGCTGCTCTCAAGAAGGTCATGGATCATGCTGCCGCCGGGCTGACCGCGCGCAAGGCGTTTTTCGACGCCAAGGCCGGGCTGGTGGTCGAGATTGCCAGGGCCATAGCCGTGTGCCTGGCCAGCGGGGGAAAGGTCATGTTCTGCGGCAACGGCGGCAGCGCAGCCGACAGCCAGCATCTGGCCGCCGAGTTCACCAATCGCTTCAGACTCGAACGTCCGCCCCTGCCCGGGCTGGCCCTGACCACCGACACCTCGGCCTTGACCGCCATCGGCAATGACTACAGCTTTGACGAGGTCTTTTCCAAGCAACTCCAGGCCCTGGGCCGCCCCGGCGACATCCTGGTGGGCCTTTCCACCTCGGGCACCAGCGCCAACGTCATCCGGGCCATGCGCGAGGCTCGGCGCGCCAGCATTGTCACCGTGGGGCTGTCAGGCCAGAGCGGCGGCGAGATGACAGCGGTTTCCGACTTCCTGGTGACCGTGCCGTCCACCGACACTGCCGTGATCCAGGAAATCCACATCGCCGCCGGGCACATGCTGTGCCATCTGGTGGATCATTTCCTGTTCGAGGCCGTGTCCGAACTCACCCCGTTTCTCCCCCAGCAATCCTAGCAGCCAAACACCATGCGCACCCTCATCGTCGAAGACACGCTCATCAATCAGGAATTCCTCAGGATGATCATGTCCGCCTGGGGGGAATGCCACGTGGCTGACTGCGGCGAGCGGGCGGTCGATGTCTTTGCCGGAGCGCTGGAAGTCGCCCCGTTCGACATCGTG from Pseudodesulfovibrio aespoeensis Aspo-2 includes the following:
- a CDS encoding efflux RND transporter permease subunit; its protein translation is MFVRFFIDRPIFASVVAIVILMVGTLSIFALPIAQYPEISPPSVRVSASYTGADAQTVEESVATPIEEQVNGAQDMMYMSSISANDGSLSLTVTFELGRDLELATVDVQNRVNLALQQLPQEVRNTGVQVKKQSPEFVLIISLTSDQPQYDSLFLNNYAKINLYDAIKRIDGVGDVNLFGDQDYGMRIWLNPDKLTSYGLTVTDVINAVNEQNVQAPAGQLGMPPAPKGQQFQMTLRVRGRLTDAEEFGNIILKANPDGSTVKVHDVARVELGAKSYYTFARLNGQPTASLLVYQLPGANALDVVKDIKKTMAELETYLPEGIKYSVPYDTTRFVNSSIEEVMTTLFEALVLVFLVVFIFLQNWRTTIIPMVCVPVSLIGTFALFPLLDFSINTLTLFGLVLAIGIVVDDAIVVVEATQRIIDEEGLSPKEATKKAMTEVTGPIIASTLVLVAVFIPVAFMGGITGQLYKQFALTLSVSVVISSINALTLSPALSALLLRPYAPIRGPLGWFFTKFNSAFEAVTRRYNAGVAAMVRRSFMSLLAVAVFAVGCGGLFSILPSSFVPDEDQGYLIVNALLPEGASLERSNEVAERIEQYLKTAPGVHDYVTLGGFSMLTGAYSSYSTAVFVMLDDWSERTTPELSFDAIMGRAQQEFRTIQEAIVLGFQPPSIPGLSSTGGLQFELQDRTGGSIADLSAVATAYMEAAGKRPEVANLFTSFSSQVPQYLVEIDRDKVKKLGVPLNEVFQTLQTYLGGYYINDFNKYGRTYRVMAQAESQYRTRLEDLNKFYMRSAAGQMVPLNTLSTADRTMGPEYIQRYNIFRTVEINAATPPGYSSGQTISAMEEVAASSLPEGYGFDWTAIAYQEKHSGGQTGLIFGLAIVMVFLVLAAQYESWATPFAVILCVPLGIFGAMASQWIRGLDDNVYAQIGLVMLIGLAAKNAILIVEFAKEKHEKGMSLTEAALSAAHLRFRPILMTSFAFILGVIPLVTASGAGSSSRHALGTSVFGGMIAATCLGVLVVPALYTFVQGIALKYGSGKDGSDGRPEDKPEGKSEERREEGTL
- a CDS encoding ion transporter, whose translation is MGEPLKETLYLLLEDPEGRDRRARKIRTFLIALIVLNVAAVILETVREVSLQFGFWLRTFEWLSVGIFTAEYAARLWVGGPNRAQGLAGRARHALSPLMLVDLLAILPFYLPFLLPADLIFLRAVRLMRLLRVLKLGRYSDAIQVFYRVVVRKKEQLVVAGFMVGILLIIASSLMYYFENEAQPDAFSSIPQSMWWAIVTLTTVGYGDVYPITGMGRVLASVIALLGIGMFAVPAGILSAGFVEYARDKERTRVCPHCGNPLGPCNTD
- a CDS encoding zinc-ribbon domain-containing protein — translated: MIVCNRCGKKNDEVARSCESCGRKLQSSHRPAPVEDSSNWLLSSFRHGGIDPRARVSLQRMIEAWAYVAVLGGVGITCLVYEVWWPLYPAVGALGLAVWLRRI
- the purU gene encoding formyltetrahydrofolate deformylase — protein: MTDSKESTVRLLITCPDQPGIVAAVSGFLHRKNANIIHSNQHSTDPEGGRFFMRNEFYLPGLDLDGLKQLRAEFAGQVSNGFIMDWSLNPVWEPKKMVILCSRVDHALMELLWRWKRGDLETDVSMVISNHPHLRGSVEHFGVPFHHVPVGPTLRDKVGAEDTMMDLMEGQADLIVLARYMQILTQDFVARFNRQIINIHHSFLPAFVGADPYRKAHQRGVKLIGATAHYVTQELDEGPIIEQDVIRVTHSHDLDDLKRLGADIERHVLARAVKWHLEDRVIVDGNKTIVFPR
- a CDS encoding efflux RND transporter periplasmic adaptor subunit, whose product is MKVIRAETRDMPDWGEFVGQINAAETVDIRARVAGFLMQKNFKEGASVAKGDLLFVIDPKPFQEDLKQEQSGLDYNLALIKKAQKDYERFKKLYDEGVVSRDEYESYQTQLSTLKAQVNDNKARVENARIQLGYTRIYSPIDGVIGRVQVDVGNLVGQGENTLLATISTVDPVYVNFSISESDYVRAVRDQYAKDSRGNKVRMILADGSEYNHDGAYDMVDRAVDPGTGTLGVRVTFPNPAHILRPGQYAKVRVLLDTIKDAVVVPVRGVIDTQGMKSLFVVDESGEVRSQPVTLGFAVNDLVAVKEGLKAGDMVIVDGIRRVRAGMKIKPIVTQADDQPDAADTATPGAGDPQGGAGQNATSPEQAG
- a CDS encoding D-sedoheptulose 7-phosphate isomerase, producing the protein MSEAALKKVMDHAAAGLTARKAFFDAKAGLVVEIARAIAVCLASGGKVMFCGNGGSAADSQHLAAEFTNRFRLERPPLPGLALTTDTSALTAIGNDYSFDEVFSKQLQALGRPGDILVGLSTSGTSANVIRAMREARRASIVTVGLSGQSGGEMTAVSDFLVTVPSTDTAVIQEIHIAAGHMLCHLVDHFLFEAVSELTPFLPQQS
- a CDS encoding DUF1844 domain-containing protein, giving the protein MAENTCKDNPMKGIPLDINFTTFIYSLSSSAMVAMGEAPDPTTGKVEFQRQMAKHTIDVLGMLKDKFEKGLDESEKKLLCDIVYNLRMAYVNKTR